The Gemmatimonas sp. genome segment AATCGAAACACAAACACCCTTTAATGCTGGTTATTTTAAACGGGTTACTTGTCTTTTAACGCCGGCTTACAACGACTCTGACCCCTTGAACCCCTTGAACTTGCCGCCCTCATCGCCGCTTCAATCTCCCGAATCTCGCGCGGGCTCTTCGTGAGCCACTCCAAACTCCCGTCGCGCGCAATCAGATAATCGTCCTCGATGCGCACGCCGATGTTGCGGAACCTGCGCACGGCAGCCGCGAGCTTCGCCGACAGCGCACTATTCCGCTCCGTCTTCGGCAGCACGTCCAATACGTTCTCGCGCACATAAATCCCCGGTTCGATCGTGAACACCGATCCCGGTTGCAGCGTCCCGTCTACCTCGTAGCGATCGGGATCGTGCACTTCGAGTCCGATGCCGTGTCCGAGTCCGTGCATGTAGAACAAGCGATACTGCTTGCACTGGCTCTTGCCGTCGGCCGAGCAGTCGTAGGTGGCGTCGGGTGACTCGATGAGACCCAAGCGCGCCAGTCCTGCAGCGAGCACCGCATTCGACGAATCGCTCATCAACCCCGCGCGACGTCCGCCGCGGGCCTGACGTTCGGCCGCGGCCTGCGCATCGCGCACCACCTGATACACCGCGCGCTGCTCGAGCGTGAACTGTCCGCCCACCGGATACGAGCGCGTCATGTCAGCCGCGTAGCCATCGAAGCTGGCGCCGATGTCGACCACTACCATCTCGCCGCGCTTCATCTGCCGGTTGTTGGCGTTGTAGTGCAGCGTCGTGCCATTCGGACCCGATCCCACGATGCTCGAGAAACTCGGCCGCTCGGCGCCCTGCCTACGGAACGCGCGTTCGAGATCAGCCTGCACTTCGTACTCGAACCCATCAGCCTTCACCGCCTTGGCCGCATCGGCGTGCGCAACCACCGTGATCGTCGTCGCGCGCGTGATCAACGCCAACTCGGCGTCACTCTTGTACGCCCGCAGCTTGCCCACCTCACGCGCAATGTTGCGCACCGGGAGTGCAGGCACGCGCAACTTCACCGCCGCGATGTACTGATCGTCGAGCGTGAGACGGTTTGCGAACCCGAGGTCGGCCACCACCTGCAACGTCGGCGCCACCGACGCCCGCAGCAGCGAATCCACCACCGCATCCAACTCCGCCATCGAGCGCCCGCGCACGCCCCACGTGGCCTCGGCGTTCTCCGGACCCACGCGATTCCCCGTCCACACTTCGCGCGACGGCTCCTTCGGTTGCACGAACACCGTCCACGCCACCGACGCGCCCTGCTTCACCCCCACCAGCGCCGCATCCGGCTCGCGCATGCCGGTGAGGTAGTAGAAATTCGTCGCCTGAAAAAAGCTGACGTAATCCTCGCGCGGCTCACGACCGCCCAGTGCCAGAATGACGCCATCGCCAACCAGCGCCGACGCCAACGCCACACGCCGCGCCGCAAACTCCGCGCGCGCAACAGCCGGCGGCGCACCCACAGGCCGCTGCCCGGCCGCGGTGACGAACGGCGCCACGGAGGCGAGGGCGGCGAAGAGAACCCACGTGAGCGAACGATGCATGAAGACCAAGGGGCCGCGGGGGCGAACGAGCGAGTCGGACAGTGAAGCTATTTGGTGGCGAACGTGTGGGCGACCAGCGGTATCACCGCTTCGGGCCCCCCTCGTAGCGGTACTTCCGCCAGCCCATACGCGTTCCTGACCAAACAGCTTCCGGCAGGAAGTCACTGGTTCGCAACCGTGGCCGTATGTACTGTTATTACATGGACCCCATCGAACTCAAAGTCGCCCGGATCGGCAACTCCCGCGGCGTTCGCCTGCCGGCCAAGACGTTGGAGCGCTATGGCATCGGCGATCGCGTGATCATGGAAGAAACCGCCGATGGCATCTTGCTCCGGCCGGATCGCACCGCGACGCCCAAGCTGACGTGGCAGGACACCGCCAGAGCGATGGCCGCTACGAGTGACGAGAGCTGGAGTGAATGGGACGCCGTTGCATCCGACGGCCTCACCGACATCACGTGGGACCGCCCGCCCATGCGCCGCGTGGCCGATTCGAAGGCCGAATATCTCGCGCGCGATAAGAAGAAGCCGAAGTGAAACGCTACGATGTCTGCTGGGCGCAGCTCGACCCCACGATCGGATCAGAGATCGCGAAGACTCGGCCGGTGGTGATCGTCAGTCTCGACGTTCTCAACGACACGCTGGAGACGGTGACGGTCTGTCCGCTCACTTCGGTGCTGCATCCGACCTGGCGCACTCGCCTCGCGGTGCGCGTGGCCAGAAAGCACGCTGAAATCGCGGTCGATCAGATCCGCACGATCAGCAAGTCACGCATCGGCGCCAAACTCGGCGCGCTCTCGGCCGCAGATGCGACGGCGCTCCGTGTGCTGATCACGGCAATGTACGGGACACGGGAGTGAACGACGCCTGCTGACAGGGAAGCTATTTGGTGGCGAACGTGTGGGCGACCGGTGGAAGCGGCGCGGCGAGCGGGGCCGTGCCTCACGCCACTATCGCTCACTCGTCGTGGCTGTACTTCCGTCAGCCCATTCACGTTCGCCACCAAATTGCTTCCCTAGCGAATTCGCGCGGTTGCCACCGTGGCCAGGTCTGCGATCATCGGCCGGTGGTCCGACCCCACATCCGCGCCCACCCAGGCCCCGCGCACCTTGAACCATTTCGGCGCGCTCAGTACGTGGTCAATGCGCAATCGCAGCAGCGTGCCTTCGTGCTTGCTGAAGCCGAAGCCCAGTCCCTTGCGGTCGAAGGCGTTGGTGAGGCCGCTCCAGTAGCGCTGGTAGATCGAACTCTCCACCGGCATGTTGAAGTCGCCGGCCACCACGATCGGGATCTCGTCCATCTTGCGCGCCGACCACACCGACGCGCGCTCGGCCTCACTCTCACGGATGCGTGCGTTCAGCGCCACGCGATCTTCGCCGTTTCCGCTCGCGCGCTGCTCCTCTTCCGGGCTCGGCACACCGGTCGCGTTGTCGGGAATCAAACCTTCGTTGCCCAGTAGCGACTCGAGTCCTTTGCGCGCCGTCTCGAGATGCAAATTCACCGCGGTAGCGAACGTGTCATACCGAGAGGGAAGCTGTTAGGTGGTGAACGTGTGGGCGACCAGCGGAAGCGGCGCTACGGCCCTATCGAAGCGGTACTTCCGGTGGCCTCGTCACATTCGCAACCCAATTGCTTCCGGTGTGAAATCACGCGGTAGCAACCGTGGCCGCCAACTCGTCGCCGCACTCCTGCATCGCCACAATACTCGGCGCATAGCGCTCGAGAATCCCCGCCAATCGCAGCTTCACAATCGCGCCGCCCTGCGCGTTCAGCGACAGCACGCGAATGTGGTTCGCCCCCGGCGCTGCAGGCGGTGTGAATCCCGCGGTCGGTACCGCCGCCCGAAAGCCCATGATCGGCATGATCGCGACGAGCGCACCCACCGCCAGCAGCTTCACCGACGTCCGCGCAAACAACAACGCCATCGGCGCCAACACCGCCAGCGGCAACAGCACCACCCACCGCGGTCCATACGCCAGCAACGTGGCCGGCAACCAGAACTCCGACACGGTGAACAGCGCAATCCACGTGGCCACCATCGCCCCCGCGTACATCACCGCCGCGCGAAACGTCCACCGCGTCGTCGCGCGTCGCGACGACCACTCCGACACATCAACCACCGGCCACTGAAGACGGGGCATCCGCGGCACTCGCGCCAGCAGCCCACTCAGGTCGACTGTGGCCCGCTTCCGCGACCGCCGCGTCGACTTCCGCTCCGACCGCCCACCTACGACTGTCTCCTTCTCCACCGGCCGCGCAATCACCACCGACCGCCCACAACGGCACTTGATCGTACGGCCAAGATGCTCGTCACCGCTGTGAATCACCGCGCCGCAGGCGCAAACGATGTTAAACGCCGGCCGCTGTGGCGAACGTGTCATTTCAAGAGGGAAGCTGTTGGGTGGCGAACGTGTGACCGACTGCCGGAATTACCGCTTCCGGCCCCCCTCGTAGCGGTACTTCCCTCGCCCCGTCACGTTCGCCACCAAATTGCTTCCGGTGGGAAGTCGCACGGTGACCACCCGTGGCCGCTGTGGCAAACGTGTCATTTCAAGAGGGAAGCTGTTAGGTAGCGAACGTGTGGCCGACTGCCGGAAGCGGCGACGAGGTGATGTCCTCTTACCTCCTCCCTGACACCCTCCCCCCTGCTTCCTAGGGTGTAAAAAGTCCGGTCATAAGAGGGCGCTCGTAATCACACTCTCTATGATCCCGAGCCCGAAGTACGCGATCAACACCGTGATATCGATCATGCCGATCGTCGGGATGACCTGGCGCAGCGGCGCGAGAAACCATTCGGTAAGCACGTACGACCAGCGCCACCACTTGGAGTACGGGCTGCCGCCGACCCAGCTCGAGATCACGCGGGCGAACAGCGCGAGCTTGAGGATGCCGAATGTCCAGCGTACCAGCAGCGCCGCCAGCGATGCGCCGGAGCCGCTCATGTACGCCAGCATCATGAGCTGATCGCGCACGAAGCCCACGGCCGAGAGCAGGATGAGTCCACCCACGATCACGGCGGCCAGGGCCCACCAGGGGGCGGCGTACGGCGTGCCGCCGGCGCGCATGATGCGGCGCTCCATGGGGGCGATCAGCCACGGGTCCACCTTGTCGCGGGTGAAGCGCGCGAAGGGGGAGAAGGGCGAGATCTTGCGGGTGCGTACGCTGTACGACACCACGGCCGCGACGGCGGCAAAGGCGCCCGCCACGAAGACCGCGGGGCGCAGCACGCCGAGGAGCAAATCGAGAACACCGACGAGGGATCCGAGCATAACCGAATGATACTCCTCAGGCGTGTGTTCGGCGGGGACTAAAGCCCCAGTAGAACGCGGACGTACTTCTGTACGCTTTCGATTCTCGGGTAGGTGACCTCACCCATGCGGCGCACCAGTCGATCTTTGGAGATCGAACGCAGGTCCTCGCACTTGATGTAGCTGTCGAACGTCAATCCCGCCTCACCGGCCGGCACAAGTACATGGGTGGGAATTCGGCGCTCGGTCTTCGTTATGGGCACTACGATCACCAAGTCGGCCGGGCCTTGATTGAACTTGTCCACCGAGAGGACGAGCGCCGGCCGCATGCCGTCCTGCTCGCGGCCCCGCGTCGGGCTGAGGTCAACCATCCACACGTCGCCGCGTGAGGGCATGGCCTGTCGCTCGACGCTACTCATTGGCGTGGTCCAATGCCGAGCCACTGTGCGCGGTGGCGTCCCACGCCATTCGCTCGGCCTGTTCTTCTCTCCATGCGACTGGATCAGCCTTGAGCTGCGCAAAGGCCGCGTTGATCTCGTCGAGCAGCCGCTCTCGATGGTAGCTCTCCAGCGCCTCGTGGATGATCTCCTGGTGCTGCTTGCCGGTCTGCGCGGCCAACGCCTGTAGAAGCGCGTGGTCGCTATCTAGAATTCGCGTCGTTGCCAAAGTGACTCCTCCGGTTACAGGGCGGTGTACTGACTGGAATACAAAGTAGTCAACTTCGCCGCACCGCGTAGCGCCCCGCCGCAGCGCCTGCGGCCAGTAGCGCCATCATGATCACCCAGTCGCGCGCCCCGATCGGCGCCACGCCGAAGAACCGAGGCATGGCCGCCGCGCCCACCCAGAGCCACAGCATCGCGATGCCCAGCACGCGCCCACTCCGTGCGGCAGCCTGAATTCCCCACCATCCGATCGGCACCATCAACGCAGCAAGCCAGCAGATATGCGCCAATAGCTCGAAATTCCCACCGATTGAGAACACGGTCTGGATCAGCGCCCACCCGATCACCGGCGTCAGCGCCATCGCCCGTGATCCCGTGAACGCCGCCGACGTGGCCGACAGCCGCAGCGTATCCGGCGCGCTCCACGCCTCGAGCACCACCGGCCGCGGGTCGGCCACCGAGCGCCCGGCGAAAACCCCCGGCAGCGAGAGCGTCGGCATGGCCAGCCCCCAGTCCCACGCCCGTCGCGTGACTACCAGCTTCGCTGCCAGGTCTTCCTCGCCCACGAAGGCCACCGCCGACGAGTCGCCGGCTTCGCCTCTGGACACGTGCAGATACCCGATCGGCACCAACGCGCCCCCCTCTTCGCGCCCGCGCAGCACCACCCGCATGGCCACCGTGGCCGGCTCGCGCGACACCGCCACCATGAGCGGCCCTGTCCCGCGATGCGTGGTCGTGAAGCCGTTCACCACCAGCGTGTCGGCAAGCCCGCCAAACCACCCATGCCCCGGCGTAAACGGCAGCGCACTCACGCCGTACGTCGTGCGCGCCGTGCGGTCGAGCGCCGACTCCCCCCACGGCGCATCAAGCTCCCCCGACCGCGGCCCCAGCGCCGCACTGGTGAGCGCGAAAAGCAGCACCACCCCAGCCGCCCACCCCCAAGCCAGTCGCACCGCCACCCGCCATGACGCCGGAAACAGCCACCCCCGCAGCGCCAGCACCCACACCCCCACCAATCCACCCAACCCATTCGCCACCACATCCGCCCAAGCCGCCGAGCGCGCCGGCGGCACACCAATCGACTGCAGCCACTCCACCCCCAGCGAAAACCCCGCCGAAAGCAGCAGCACCACCCACCACCGCAGCCCCAACATCGCGAGCGCCAACCCAAAGGGCGCAAACAACACCACGTTGCTGATGCCGTCCGTCAGCCACAAACCACCGCACGCCAAACACCACCGCGGCGGCATACTCGCCACATCAATCGCCCCATACGGCGCCAGCGTAGCAAGCAGTACGAGCAGCACGCTCCCCGCCAGCAGAAGCCGCCCCAAGACTCCCTACCCCCGACTCCCGACCCCTTACTTCGCCGTTATCGAAGCACCGCCTTCGCGATCGTCTGCAACTGCATATTGCTCGTCCCCTCGTAAATCGTGCCGATCTTCGCGTCGCGATAAAACTTCTCCACCGGATACTCGCGCGTATACCCATACCCGCCGAACAGCTCCACGCACAGCGACGTCACGCGCTCGGCCATCTGCGACGAGTACAACTTCGCCATCGCCCCTTCACGCGCGATGTCCTGGCCCGCGTCCTTCAAGCGCGCCGCGTTGTACACCATAAGCCGTGCCGCTTCGAGCTCGGTAGCCGCCTGCGCCACCTGGAACTGAATGCCTTGGAATTCCGCGAGCGACTTGCCGAACTGCTTGCGCTCCTTCAAGTGCGCCACCGCCGCCGTCATCGCGCCCTGCGCCACGCCGATCATCTGCGCACCGATACCGATGCGACCTTCGTTCAGCGTTTCGATCGCGATCTTGTAACCGGTGCCCACGTCACCCAACACATTCGCGTCACTCACGAACGTGTTCTCGAAGTGCAGCGATGTCGTGCTCGACGCGCAGATGCCGAGCTTGTGTTCCTTCTTGCCTACCGAGAAGCCGGTCGCGCCACGCTCCACGATGAACGCCGTGATCCCCTTGTAGCCCATGTCGGGACGCGTGTTCGCGAACACCACGAACACATCGGCCTCACCGCCATTCGTGATCCACGCCTTCGATCCGTTCAGCGTCCAGCCGCCGTCTACTTTCTCGGCGCGCGTGGCCAAGCCGAACGCGTCTGACCCGGAGCCCGGCTCCGACAGCGCATAGGCGCCGATCGTGCCCGCTGTCATGCGCGGCAGAATGCGCGCGCGCTGTTCGGCGTTGCCGTAGCGGTACAGCGGGTAGTTCACGAGCGTGTTCTGCACATCCACCTGAATGGCGGCCGATGCGTCTACCTTACTCAGTTCTTCCACGGCGATGGCGACCATCATGAGCGATCCGCCGGCGCCACCGAACTCGTCGGGCAGTTCAATGCCCATAAGTCCCAGTTCGACGAACTTCGCGGTCAGTGCGGGGTCGATCTTCCCGGCGTCCTCCATCTCACGAACGCGAGGCCGCACCTCTTGCTCGGCCAGATCGGCCACGGCCGCGCGGAACAGCTCCTCCTCCTCGGAGAACATCGTGAGGGGGGCGCGGGTGAGGTCGGAAGAAGACGGAGCAGTCATCGCCATCGGGGTATGGGGGAGTCGTCCTTGGGATTTAAGGAGCGAGACAGCGAATGAGAAGCGGTAAAGCCCGCCGGGTGGTCACGGTCGCGGTGGTCAGCTACGCGGTCGGCATGGCGCTCGTGGCCGCGGCCGTGGCCATCGCCGGCGACAGCAACGCCCTCGGCATGCTGCTGCTGTTCGGCCCGAGGTGGCTGCTGGTGTTTCCGTGGGCCCTGCTGGTGCCGCTGTCGCTTGCGGCGCGCCGGTGGGTGACGGCCGCTGCCATCGTGGGCAGTGTGGTCACGCTGTTCCAGGTGAGCGGCTTCGAGATGCCGAGCGCACAGTCGCTACGACATTCGATACGAAGCGTTATGAGGAGCGGAGCAGGGGCGGGTAAGGCGTTGCGGGTCGTGACCTACAATACCGATCGCTCGGCTACGTTGGCGCAGCGCATGGACACCGACCTGCTGGCGTGGGACGCCGATGTGATCGTGATGCAGGACTGCGCGCCCGAGGTGGCGGCGGCGATGCAGACTGCGGGCACGAGATACCAGATGTTCCGCTCATCCGAATTCTGCATTGCCACGCGATTGCCGATGCGATCACCGGTGCAGCTGCACGGCTCACGCAAAGAAGGGCGGGCGGTGGTGTTCAGCGTGGAGTGGCAGGGCGCGCCGATTCGTATCGGTACGGTGCATTTGCCGAGTCCACGGACCGCGTTGTGGGCCGCGCGGCGCGGGAGTGGCGATCTGCTCGAGGAGAGCGTGCAGCAGCGCGCCGAGGCCTCGGGGGCGATCGCGGCCTGGATGCGGGAGGGGGAGCGTGGCCCCATCGTGGTAGCCGGCGACTTCAACTTGCCCGTAGAGTCGCAGGCGCTGCGTCATGACTGGATGTGGTTGCGCAACGCCTTCAGCGACGCCGGGTGGGGCTTCGGCCACACCATGTTCGCCGGCCGGCACCGGGTGCGCATCGACCACGTGCTGGTGTCGCGCGAGTTCACGGTGCGCGGCGCCCGCGTGCTGAGTGGGTTCCCGTCGGAGCATCAACCGGTGGTGGCGGAGCTTGAGCTTGTTCCGTAGTCGGTTTGACGTCACGTGGCTTATAGAGTACAGTGCTTATGTAGTGTATTGCATAAGCTATGTATAGATCGAGGCCAATCGTCCTCAACCGGCCCATCCTATGTCACCGACCCGGGAATCAGCCCGCCTTCCACTGTTTGTCGATCGCGAAAGCGAGCGGGCGCAGCTTCGAGCGTTGCTGAAGCGCCCCGGGCCGAGCCTGGCGCTGGTGACCGGACGTCGTCGCGTGGGCAAGACGTACCTGCTCATCAATACGTGGCCAGAGGCGCAGACCTTCTATTTCGTAGCCGCCGAAGGAACCAGCACGATCAATCGGCGCGAGCTGGTGCAGTCCATCGCGCGGCACTTCGCCCTGGCACTCGACCCGGCGGACTACCCGACGTGGCGCACGGTATTCAGGCTGCTGTACGAACTCCGAACGCCCGAGCCTCTGGTCGTGATCCTCGACGAATTCCAGTACCTCATGGGAACCAAGGACGGCGTGCCCTCGCAGCTCAACGCGATCCACGACGTGCATCGTGACGATCGACCGTTCGTGCTGGTGCTCTGCGGTTCCGCCGTGCGGACGATGGAGCATCTCAACGCGGGAGACGCACCACTCTATGGCCGCTTCGCCCGGACGATTCGTGTGGCGCCGTTCGACTACTTCGATGCCGCTGCACTCGTGCCTGTCTCGTCGAATCGGGAGCGCGCCATCGCCTACGGCATCGTAGGCGGCACACCCCGATACCTGCGTGCCTTTCAGTCAGACCGAAGCCTGCAAGAGAATGTTGCGGCCGAGGTGCTCGCTCCAGGCGGGCAGATCAGGATGCAGATCGAATCGTTGATCGATCAAGAGCGGGGACTTCGGAAGACTGAAGAGTACAAAGCCATTCTTCGCGCCATCGGTGCCGGCCACACGAGTGCGCAGGAGATTGCGTCGTACGTCGACATGGCGCACGACATCACGTCGCTACGGCGCATGCTGGATCGCCTCGTCGAGCTCGGGTACGTCCGCGCCGAGCGCAATTTCGCGGCACGGCGCACGTCTCCGTATCGATATCGGCTCGATGACCCGGCGTTGCAGTTTCACGCCAAAATGGTCTCGCTGTTCCGCTCGGAGCTGGCCACGTACGACCCTGCGGAAGTCTGGGAACGCGAGATCGCGCCAGCGCGCCTGGATACGTACATGGGTGCGATCTTCGAACGCATTGCGGCCGAGGGATATCAACGCCATCGCCAGCGGCTCGGACTTCCCATGATTGAACACTGGGGCCGCTGGGAGGGGACCGTCACTCCGCAGCGCGGGAGGGGAGAGCCGCGTTCCTTCGAGGTGGACATCGTCGCGTCACTCACTGATGGACGCATGCTCACCGGCGCTATCAAGTGGGGAGACCTTGGCCTCGACGTCCACGCGAAGCACCTGCGCGAACTCGCGGTGCTGGCCGATGCCGGTCAGACATGGGCACGCGAGGCGCTCCGTCCGAACGCTCCGCTGCTCTACGTAACCGGCAAAACGCTCTCCGCTGATTTCAAGGAGAGAGCCGAGCAGGATGGTCACCCCGTGTACACGCTCACGATGGAAGACCTCTACCACGGGCTGATGCCGGCGGTGATGCCGGCGGTCTCCGGTGGTTGACGGCAGCAGCCCTGAAGGGGTCCGCGTGTCGCAACTGCGGCCATCACGTAATGAATACGTAGTAATTGCGTATTTTATATGTAGTCAGTAATTAAAGAGAGGCCCAGACGCCGTTCGTTCTTTCCTGGAGAGACAACGTCCATGTCGAACACGAAAACGCCCATGAACCGCTTGGACACCAGCGTCACGGATGCGCTCACGATCCAAAAAGCACAGCGACTGATGGCGCGCCTTCAGGTAGGCAACGCCGACCTCTATCGCTACGCGCTTGATGCGCTCGACTGGTGCGTGCGCCAGCGCCAAGAGGGCCGCCAGATCGCGAGTCTGGGGCCAACGGCGATGGTCCGTGAACTGTCGGCCCCGTACCTCGAGGCCGCGACACTCGACGATCGGGTGGTGTATCTCGACGGCGCGGCGTTCGACCAGATCGTTTCCCTAAACGCTGCGCATACAACGCCGTCGGACGAGCTTCGGGCGCTCATGGAAGAGGCCCGGGAGCGCGCTGCCGCAGCGGTGCGCTAGGTGGTCACGGGCACTATTGGGCCGCTGCAAATCCGTCCGCTGGAACGACGTGATTGCAAGGGCGGATTCTCGTGTGGCGTACCCGCCCTCGACGCGTATCTGCCGAACTTCGCCTGGCAGCACGAACAGCGCGGAATCGCTCGCGTGTACGTGCTGGAGCGTATGGGCGGCGAGTCGGGGGTACTGGGGTTCTACACCCTCTCGGCGAGAAGCGTACGCAAGGCGGACATTCAGGAGGCGGTGACACACTCCCTGCCGACGTTCGATATCCCTGTTTTCTACATCGGCAGCTTTGCCGTCTCGAGCTCCGCGAAACGACAGGGCTACGGCCGTCAGCTGCTCGGCGACGCCTTGTACCGATGCGTTCAGGGGGCTGAAGCCGTTGGGGCGCATGGTGTCTACCTCGACTCGCTGTCTGACGAGAGCACGTCGTTCTACCGCTCAATGGGCTTCGTGGCAATCGGCAGCGCCAAGACGCCTCAGCCCGTGTATCTCCCGATGACCACATTGCGAATGGCCTAAACAATGGCCTTGTGATCGAGTCCGGCAGTCCAGTCGGTCCCATCTTTCCTACGCAACCTTGCCCACGTCGGACGTCCACACGGCGCACGCGTCGCTCAACTCCTGCCACGAAGACGGAGGCTTGCCGCGCTCGAGCATGGATCGAAACACCGTATAAGGATCGTTTTTCGAGCCAGATTTTCGAAGCGTCTCTTCGTCGTTCAGCCACGCGAACACGATGAGCTTCGCATCGCTGCGATAGCGAAAGAAGAGGCGAAAGCGGCGGTTGAACTTCGCACGCCGCCAGAACTTCGCATCGTCGCCCAGCGTGGTGCCGAGTTGATAGCGCTCATGGCTTGGGTCACTCGGGATTTCCGTGAGCGCAACGTCAGCCAGGCGCTTCAGGAACTTCGTACTCGGATGATCTCGGTAGCCGTCGGGGTCCTGTGCTTTGAGCCGCACGACCTCACTCACGAGAGCGTCCCACGAGGTCGCGAACGCCTGCCATCGCAGCAGGGTCCAGCCGTTGCGCCGCACGCTACGGCAGGTGGAAATCGTCTGAAAACGCCGTGTCGTCGCTGGCCTCGACTCCCTCGACGAGCGACGCGATGAGCGCGATCTGCGCCCGGTCGATCGGCGTGAACAGCGTCGGGTTCGAGGACATCTGCTGATCCATGAAGGCGAGGAAGGCGCCGAGCATCGGGTCCGCCTCCACCTCGGCCACTGTCTCTTCGTGGCCGTTCGCCCTCACGAGCAGCCGGCCGGGGGCGATCACATCGACCACGTATTCGCCGGAGGCAAACTCCGGATGATCGCGGTAGAGGGCGGCGTCCAAGCGAAGTCCCCTGGAGTTTCCGACCTTCGTGGCGGTCGCGTGAAATGACATGCGAACCTCAGGGTGAATTGAACGACGTAGTAACAAATGTACTAACGCAAACACTGCAATCAAGACCCGCGAGACCGCAGCGCGTCACGAAGGTCAGTTCTCTCGTTTTATGGTCGAGTCCGGCACGCCAGTTGCTCCCTTCCTTGCAGAGTGAAGGATCGGGCCCACACGGTGACTGTCGAGCATATGACCATAACTGCATCCAATTCAACGACTTCCAAGATCGGCGCCGAATTTCGGCGTGCGACGCGTGCCGCGAGTGTGATGGCATGCGCTTTGGGGGTGTTGCAGGGATGCAGCGGCGCTGACGCAGTCGCTCCGCTGTCTGTAGCAAAGCCGCCCGTCGCGCCGCCGATTTCCGGGACGAACGCCGTGCCGGCGATCCCTCGTTTGGCGCAGTTCTCACCCGATACGCTGGTGTCCGGTGCCTCGGTGGTCATCACCGGCGAGAACCTCGCCCACGCCATCGACTCCATCAGCCTGACCGTCGGCGGCGTGGTGCTGCAGGTCCGTAGCGCGTCGGACACCCGCATCGATGCCTTCGTGCCCGCTGGCGCGCTGCCCTGCGCCGCCACTGCCACGCAGCCTGTCACCCTCACCGTTGCCGGTACCGTGCTTACGGCCACCGTGCCGGTGCGCGCCGCCAACCGCCTGGTGCTCAAGGCCGGCGAGTCGGCCAATCTGCTCTCGGCCGATGACGTGCGCTGCACAGAACTCGTGGCCCCGACCACCGGCACCGCCCGCTACATGCTGGCCGTGGTGAACACTAGCAGCGTGGCCTCGGCCAGCAGCGCCTTCGAACTGCGCGGCACGGGCACTGGCGCGATGGCCGGCCAGATGTCGGCCATGAAGAACCCGCAGGCGTTCGGCAGCATGGTGTCGGCGTCGTCGCCGAACAGCTTGATCAACGCCTCGCTGCTGCCGGGCCTGCGCACCGAATCGC includes the following:
- a CDS encoding Xaa-Pro aminopeptidase is translated as MHRSLTWVLFAALASVAPFVTAAGQRPVGAPPAVARAEFAARRVALASALVGDGVILALGGREPREDYVSFFQATNFYYLTGMREPDAALVGVKQGASVAWTVFVQPKEPSREVWTGNRVGPENAEATWGVRGRSMAELDAVVDSLLRASVAPTLQVVADLGFANRLTLDDQYIAAVKLRVPALPVRNIAREVGKLRAYKSDAELALITRATTITVVAHADAAKAVKADGFEYEVQADLERAFRRQGAERPSFSSIVGSGPNGTTLHYNANNRQMKRGEMVVVDIGASFDGYAADMTRSYPVGGQFTLEQRAVYQVVRDAQAAAERQARGGRRAGLMSDSSNAVLAAGLARLGLIESPDATYDCSADGKSQCKQYRLFYMHGLGHGIGLEVHDPDRYEVDGTLQPGSVFTIEPGIYVRENVLDVLPKTERNSALSAKLAAAVRRFRNIGVRIEDDYLIARDGSLEWLTKSPREIREIEAAMRAASSRGSRGQSRCKPALKDK
- a CDS encoding AbrB/MazE/SpoVT family DNA-binding domain-containing protein gives rise to the protein MDPIELKVARIGNSRGVRLPAKTLERYGIGDRVIMEETADGILLRPDRTATPKLTWQDTARAMAATSDESWSEWDAVASDGLTDITWDRPPMRRVADSKAEYLARDKKKPK
- a CDS encoding acyl-CoA dehydrogenase family protein encodes the protein MTAPSSSDLTRAPLTMFSEEEELFRAAVADLAEQEVRPRVREMEDAGKIDPALTAKFVELGLMGIELPDEFGGAGGSLMMVAIAVEELSKVDASAAIQVDVQNTLVNYPLYRYGNAEQRARILPRMTAGTIGAYALSEPGSGSDAFGLATRAEKVDGGWTLNGSKAWITNGGEADVFVVFANTRPDMGYKGITAFIVERGATGFSVGKKEHKLGICASSTTSLHFENTFVSDANVLGDVGTGYKIAIETLNEGRIGIGAQMIGVAQGAMTAAVAHLKERKQFGKSLAEFQGIQFQVAQAATELEAARLMVYNAARLKDAGQDIAREGAMAKLYSSQMAERVTSLCVELFGGYGYTREYPVEKFYRDAKIGTIYEGTSNMQLQTIAKAVLR
- a CDS encoding type II toxin-antitoxin system PemK/MazF family toxin; the encoded protein is MSSVERQAMPSRGDVWMVDLSPTRGREQDGMRPALVLSVDKFNQGPADLVIVVPITKTERRIPTHVLVPAGEAGLTFDSYIKCEDLRSISKDRLVRRMGEVTYPRIESVQKYVRVLLGL
- a CDS encoding YggT family protein gives rise to the protein MLGSLVGVLDLLLGVLRPAVFVAGAFAAVAAVVSYSVRTRKISPFSPFARFTRDKVDPWLIAPMERRIMRAGGTPYAAPWWALAAVIVGGLILLSAVGFVRDQLMMLAYMSGSGASLAALLVRWTFGILKLALFARVISSWVGGSPYSKWWRWSYVLTEWFLAPLRQVIPTIGMIDITVLIAYFGLGIIESVITSALL
- a CDS encoding VanZ family protein — its product is MLLVLLATLAPYGAIDVASMPPRWCLACGGLWLTDGISNVVLFAPFGLALAMLGLRWWVVLLLSAGFSLGVEWLQSIGVPPARSAAWADVVANGLGGLVGVWVLALRGWLFPASWRVAVRLAWGWAAGVVLLFALTSAALGPRSGELDAPWGESALDRTARTTYGVSALPFTPGHGWFGGLADTLVVNGFTTTHRGTGPLMVAVSREPATVAMRVVLRGREEGGALVPIGYLHVSRGEAGDSSAVAFVGEEDLAAKLVVTRRAWDWGLAMPTLSLPGVFAGRSVADPRPVVLEAWSAPDTLRLSATSAAFTGSRAMALTPVIGWALIQTVFSIGGNFELLAHICWLAALMVPIGWWGIQAAARSGRVLGIAMLWLWVGAAAMPRFFGVAPIGARDWVIMMALLAAGAAAGRYAVRRS
- a CDS encoding endonuclease/exonuclease/phosphatase family protein, whose product is MNLHLETARKGLESLLGNEGLIPDNATGVPSPEEEQRASGNGEDRVALNARIRESEAERASVWSARKMDEIPIVVAGDFNMPVESSIYQRYWSGLTNAFDRKGLGFGFSKHEGTLLRLRIDHVLSAPKWFKVRGAWVGADVGSDHRPMIADLATVATARIR
- a CDS encoding type II toxin-antitoxin system PemK/MazF family toxin, whose amino-acid sequence is MKRYDVCWAQLDPTIGSEIAKTRPVVIVSLDVLNDTLETVTVCPLTSVLHPTWRTRLAVRVARKHAEIAVDQIRTISKSRIGAKLGALSAADATALRVLITAMYGTRE